A DNA window from Actinokineospora baliensis contains the following coding sequences:
- a CDS encoding siderophore-interacting protein, whose amino-acid sequence MTAYRATVVRTAAITPLMRRVTLGGDALRDYQGSGLPDESCRIAFGANLTRNYTIRRRDPLAQEIDIDFVLHEGGVAATWARTVHPGAQITISGAPAGKYAPDPAVAWRLLVGDATALPAIGRAVEELPAGARASVVAIVDNADERQTFDTNGDVGIEWVYAHSGEAGNALRRAVIDRALPDGDGYLWVAGEAAATRDIRRHLRHTLGLDADRYDTIGYWRLDAERWERRYQQVAAEIDPRLAAADAITDDEQYFDAVDDIYAEVGL is encoded by the coding sequence ATGACCGCATATCGCGCGACAGTCGTGCGGACTGCCGCGATCACCCCGCTGATGCGGCGGGTGACCCTCGGCGGTGACGCGCTGCGCGACTACCAGGGCAGTGGACTGCCCGACGAGTCCTGCCGGATCGCCTTCGGTGCCAACCTCACCCGAAACTACACGATCCGCCGTCGAGATCCACTCGCCCAAGAGATCGACATCGACTTCGTGCTGCACGAAGGCGGCGTCGCGGCGACGTGGGCGCGCACCGTCCACCCGGGTGCGCAGATCACCATCAGCGGTGCGCCCGCTGGCAAGTACGCGCCGGACCCCGCTGTCGCATGGCGACTGCTCGTCGGCGACGCGACCGCGCTGCCCGCCATCGGCCGTGCCGTGGAAGAACTCCCCGCCGGTGCGCGGGCGTCCGTCGTCGCCATCGTCGACAACGCGGACGAGCGGCAGACCTTCGACACCAACGGTGACGTCGGCATCGAATGGGTGTACGCCCACTCGGGCGAAGCGGGGAATGCCTTGCGCCGCGCGGTCATCGACCGCGCGTTGCCCGACGGTGACGGCTACCTCTGGGTCGCGGGCGAGGCCGCCGCGACCCGCGACATCCGTCGCCACCTGCGCCACACCCTGGGCCTCGACGCCGACCGCTACGACACCATCGGCTACTGGCGCCTCGACGCCGAGCGGTGGGAGCGGCGCTACCAGCAGGTGGCCGCCGAGATCGACCCCCGGCTGGCCGCGGCCGACGCGATCACCGACGACGAGCAGTACTTCGACGCCGTGGACGACATCTACGCGGAGGTTGGCCTGTGA
- a CDS encoding ABC transporter ATP-binding protein produces the protein MTRLRADGVTLAYDNRVVASELDVTIPDDSFTAIVGPNACGKSTLLKAFARVLKPAKGAVYLDGEVIASYRSKEVARRLGLLPQSSIAPSGITVGDLVARGRYPHQGLLRQWSTDDEAVVTEVMARTGVTELAGRLVDELSGGQRQRVWLAMVLAQRTSMLLLDEPTTFLDIAHQVEVLDLCAELHEQDGFTLVAVLHDLNQACRYATHMIALSPGGIVAAQGHPTEIVTAELIGDVFGLRCRVVEDPETGTPMVVPLARVAQRVST, from the coding sequence GTGACCCGGTTGCGCGCAGACGGTGTGACGCTCGCTTACGACAACCGCGTGGTGGCGAGCGAATTGGACGTCACCATCCCGGACGACTCGTTCACCGCCATCGTCGGTCCCAACGCGTGTGGCAAGTCGACGCTGCTGAAAGCGTTCGCGCGCGTGCTCAAACCCGCCAAGGGCGCGGTCTACCTCGACGGTGAAGTCATCGCCTCCTATAGGTCCAAGGAGGTCGCCCGCAGGCTGGGACTGCTGCCGCAGTCGTCCATCGCGCCGAGCGGGATCACCGTCGGCGACCTCGTCGCCCGCGGCCGGTACCCGCACCAGGGCCTGCTGCGCCAGTGGTCGACCGACGACGAGGCGGTGGTCACCGAGGTCATGGCCCGCACCGGCGTCACCGAACTCGCGGGCAGGCTGGTCGACGAGCTCTCCGGCGGCCAGCGGCAGCGGGTGTGGCTGGCCATGGTGCTCGCGCAGCGCACCTCGATGCTGCTGCTGGACGAGCCGACGACCTTCCTCGACATCGCCCACCAGGTCGAGGTGCTCGACCTGTGCGCGGAGTTGCACGAGCAGGACGGGTTCACCCTGGTCGCCGTGCTGCACGACCTCAACCAGGCCTGCCGCTACGCCACCCACATGATCGCGCTGAGCCCCGGCGGGATCGTCGCCGCGCAGGGCCACCCGACCGAGATCGTCACCGCCGAGCTGATCGGCGACGTCTTCGGCTTGCGCTGCCGGGTGGTCGAGGACCCCGAAACCGGGACGCCCATGGTGGTCCCGCTCGCCCGAGTGGCGCAACGGGTGTCCACGTAG
- a CDS encoding 2,3-dihydro-2,3-dihydroxybenzoate dehydrogenase, which yields MSGHPARFGDRVAVVTGAGQGIGAAVVAALAAEGATVAAVDLDQVRVAAVAAEHQAQGRRVRPYPADVSHADAVERVVTQVEDVLGPIDVLVNVAGVLRPGPVVKSTDEDWLSTFAVNSDGVFFFSRAVARRMVPRAAGVIVTVGSNAVGVPRMDMAAYAASKAAATMFTRCLGLELAQHGIRCNVVSPGSTDTAMQRSLWTGDGARRVIEGSPESFRVGIPLGRIADSADIADAVLFLASEQARHITMQNLYVDGGATLVG from the coding sequence ATGTCCGGTCACCCAGCCCGCTTCGGTGACCGGGTCGCCGTGGTCACCGGCGCGGGCCAGGGCATCGGCGCCGCCGTGGTCGCCGCGCTGGCCGCCGAGGGCGCCACCGTCGCCGCGGTCGACCTCGACCAGGTCCGGGTCGCCGCCGTCGCCGCCGAGCACCAGGCGCAGGGCCGCCGGGTCCGGCCCTACCCCGCCGACGTCTCGCACGCCGACGCCGTCGAGCGGGTCGTCACCCAGGTCGAGGACGTCCTGGGTCCGATCGACGTGCTGGTCAACGTGGCCGGTGTGCTGCGGCCCGGCCCGGTGGTCAAGTCCACCGACGAGGACTGGCTGAGCACCTTCGCGGTCAACTCCGACGGTGTCTTCTTCTTCTCCCGCGCGGTCGCCCGCCGGATGGTCCCCCGCGCCGCGGGCGTGATCGTCACCGTCGGCTCCAACGCGGTCGGCGTGCCCAGGATGGACATGGCCGCCTACGCCGCGTCCAAGGCCGCCGCCACCATGTTCACCCGGTGCCTGGGCCTGGAACTGGCCCAGCACGGCATCCGGTGCAACGTCGTGTCCCCCGGCTCCACCGACACCGCCATGCAGCGGTCGTTGTGGACCGGCGACGGCGCGCGGCGGGTGATCGAGGGTTCCCCGGAGAGCTTCCGGGTGGGCATCCCGCTGGGGCGCATCGCCGACTCGGCCGACATAGCCGACGCGGTGCTGTTCCTGGCCTCGGAGCAGGCGCGGCACATCACCATGCAGAACCTCTACGTCGACGGCGGCGCGACCCTGGTCGGCTGA
- a CDS encoding isochorismate synthase, whose translation MPVLGTLPVEARPEELTAAYRPGAFLFTSPTGVLLAEGERAVLGSPVEAAGALDDGEIVVGALPFDPAAPSRLVIPEHVRRAGPLPAVARQAPRVGARWLAQHTDAEAYRTGVRRALALMEAGELSKVVLARRLDLVAAEPVDVLDLVRALAARDPRGHTFAADLGDRTLLGTSPELLVRRQGRIVSSNPLAGSRPRSEDPVLDGRNATELLGSAKDRREHALVVTAVADGLAPYCKQLTVPAEPELLPTRAMWHLSTQVTGVLADPDTPVLELATALHPTPAVCGSPTATARRVIGELEPFDRGFYTGVVGWSDARGDGEWVVTIRCGEVRGATLRLFAGAGLVPGSDPEAELAETGAKLRTLLGALGVEESA comes from the coding sequence GTGCCTGTCCTGGGAACCCTTCCCGTCGAGGCCCGTCCCGAGGAGCTGACCGCGGCCTACCGGCCGGGCGCGTTCCTGTTCACCTCCCCGACCGGGGTGCTGCTGGCCGAGGGGGAGCGCGCCGTGCTGGGCTCCCCGGTGGAGGCCGCCGGTGCCCTCGACGACGGCGAGATCGTCGTCGGCGCCCTCCCGTTCGACCCGGCCGCGCCGAGCAGGCTGGTGATCCCCGAGCACGTGCGCCGCGCGGGCCCGCTGCCCGCCGTCGCCAGGCAGGCGCCCCGGGTCGGTGCCCGCTGGCTGGCGCAGCACACCGACGCCGAGGCCTACCGCACCGGCGTGCGCCGCGCGCTCGCGCTGATGGAAGCCGGTGAGCTGAGCAAGGTCGTGCTCGCCCGCAGGCTCGACCTGGTCGCCGCCGAGCCGGTCGACGTGCTCGACCTGGTCCGCGCGCTGGCCGCCCGGGACCCGCGCGGGCACACCTTCGCCGCCGACCTCGGTGACCGCACGCTGCTGGGCACCAGCCCGGAACTGCTGGTGCGCAGGCAGGGCCGGATCGTCTCGTCCAACCCGCTGGCCGGGTCGCGGCCGCGCTCGGAGGACCCGGTGCTCGACGGCCGCAACGCCACTGAGCTGCTCGGCTCCGCGAAGGACCGCCGCGAGCACGCCCTGGTGGTGACCGCCGTGGCCGACGGCCTCGCCCCGTACTGCAAGCAGCTCACCGTGCCCGCCGAGCCGGAACTGCTGCCCACCCGGGCCATGTGGCACCTGTCCACCCAGGTCACCGGTGTGCTGGCCGACCCGGACACCCCGGTGCTGGAACTGGCGACCGCGCTGCACCCGACGCCCGCGGTCTGCGGGTCGCCGACGGCCACCGCGCGCCGGGTGATCGGTGAGCTCGAGCCGTTCGACCGCGGCTTCTACACCGGGGTCGTCGGCTGGTCGGACGCGCGCGGCGACGGCGAGTGGGTCGTCACCATCCGCTGCGGCGAGGTCCGCGGCGCGACGCTGCGGCTGTTCGCCGGTGCCGGGCTGGTCCCCGGGTCCGACCCCGAGGCCGAGCTGGCCGAGACCGGCGCGAAGCTGCGCACCCTGCTCGGCGCGCTCGGCGTGGAGGAATCGGCGTGA
- a CDS encoding (2,3-dihydroxybenzoyl)adenylate synthase, whose amino-acid sequence MTDWVPFPDDLAARYRELGYWAGETFGQFLADRAARFADRVAVVDDRQRWTYRELDERATRMAHGFVARGIEPGDRVVVQLPNVAEFVSVVFGLFRAGAVPVFALPPHRSSEISYFCAHTGAVGYVIADKVGGFDYRTLAEQVGVREVFVLGDPGRHTALADVPVDPSGELPTVDPSGLAFLQLSGGSTGVPKLIPRTHDDYLYSVRESADICGLDTSSVYLVALPVAHNFPMSSPGILGALHAGSTIVLASAPSPDVAFGLIERERVTITGVVPPIALVWLDAVATRSEDLSSLRVLQVGGAKFAEEAARRVQPELGCALQQVFGMAEGLVNYTRYDDPDDLVALSQGRPISPDDELLVVDADDVPVAAGEVGHLLTRGPYTIRGYYRAAEHNEVAFTDGYYRTGDLVRVLPSGHVVVEGRAKDQINRGGEKVAAEEVENHLMAHPAVHDAAVVAVPDAFLGERTCAFVVTAAPVTGPQLRAFLRERGLAAYKIPDRVEFVDEFPQTGVGKTSRRDLRQALGGR is encoded by the coding sequence GTGACCGACTGGGTTCCGTTCCCGGACGACCTCGCCGCCCGCTACCGCGAACTCGGGTACTGGGCGGGGGAGACGTTCGGGCAGTTCCTGGCCGACCGCGCCGCGCGCTTCGCCGACCGGGTCGCCGTCGTCGACGACCGCCAGCGGTGGACCTACCGGGAACTGGACGAGCGGGCGACCCGCATGGCGCACGGCTTCGTCGCCAGGGGGATCGAGCCGGGCGACCGGGTCGTGGTGCAACTGCCGAACGTGGCGGAGTTCGTGTCCGTCGTGTTCGGACTGTTCCGCGCGGGCGCTGTGCCGGTGTTCGCGTTGCCGCCGCACCGGTCCAGCGAGATCTCGTACTTCTGCGCGCACACCGGGGCGGTCGGCTACGTGATCGCCGACAAGGTCGGCGGGTTCGACTACCGGACGCTGGCCGAGCAGGTCGGTGTGCGGGAGGTGTTCGTGCTCGGGGATCCCGGGCGGCACACCGCGTTGGCCGACGTCCCGGTCGACCCGTCCGGCGAACTGCCCACAGTGGACCCCTCCGGTCTCGCGTTCCTGCAGTTGTCCGGTGGTAGCACGGGAGTGCCGAAGCTGATCCCGCGCACGCACGACGACTACCTCTACAGCGTGCGGGAAAGCGCCGACATCTGCGGCCTGGACACCTCGTCGGTGTACCTGGTGGCGCTGCCGGTCGCGCACAACTTCCCGATGAGCTCGCCGGGGATCCTGGGGGCGCTGCACGCGGGGTCGACGATCGTGCTCGCGTCCGCGCCCAGCCCGGACGTGGCGTTCGGGCTGATCGAGCGCGAGCGGGTGACGATCACCGGGGTGGTGCCGCCGATCGCGCTGGTGTGGCTCGACGCCGTCGCCACCCGCTCGGAGGACCTGTCGTCGCTGCGGGTGCTGCAGGTCGGCGGGGCGAAGTTCGCCGAGGAAGCGGCGCGCCGGGTCCAGCCGGAGCTGGGGTGCGCGCTGCAGCAGGTGTTCGGCATGGCCGAGGGGCTGGTCAACTACACCCGCTACGACGACCCGGACGACCTGGTCGCCCTCTCGCAGGGGCGGCCCATCTCGCCGGACGACGAGCTGCTGGTGGTCGACGCCGACGACGTCCCGGTCGCCGCCGGCGAGGTCGGGCACCTGCTCACCCGCGGGCCGTACACGATCCGCGGCTACTACCGGGCCGCCGAGCACAACGAGGTCGCCTTCACCGACGGCTACTACCGGACCGGGGACCTCGTGCGGGTGCTGCCCTCCGGGCACGTCGTGGTCGAGGGCCGGGCCAAGGACCAGATCAACCGCGGCGGCGAGAAGGTCGCCGCGGAGGAAGTCGAGAACCACTTGATGGCCCATCCCGCCGTGCACGACGCCGCCGTCGTCGCCGTGCCCGACGCGTTCCTCGGCGAGCGCACCTGCGCGTTCGTGGTGACCGCCGCGCCCGTGACCGGTCCCCAGCTGCGGGCCTTCCTGCGCGAGCGGGGCCTGGCCGCGTACAAGATCCCCGACCGGGTGGAGTTCGTCGACGAGTTCCCGCAGACCGGCGTCGGCAAGACCAGCCGCCGCGACCTGCGCCAGGCGCTGGGGGGCCGGTGA
- a CDS encoding isochorismatase family protein, which yields MGLPTIAPYPMPTSLPENRVQWTPDPDRAVLLVHDMQNHFLRAFAPGAQPLVDLVANISTLREACRRLGVPVVFSAQPGGQSPDQRGLQLDMWGRGIGPDPVDAEITADLRPGGSDRLMTKWRYNAFHRTELETLMEGRDQLIVTGVYAHIGCLMTATDAFMRDIQAFLIADAVADFSPEDHDMALRYAATRCATTMMTTQVIDLLTRGPR from the coding sequence ATGGGTCTGCCCACGATCGCCCCGTACCCGATGCCGACGTCGTTACCCGAGAACCGGGTCCAGTGGACGCCGGACCCGGACCGCGCAGTGCTGCTGGTGCACGACATGCAGAACCACTTCCTGCGCGCGTTCGCCCCCGGCGCCCAGCCGCTGGTGGACCTGGTCGCCAACATCAGCACGCTGCGCGAGGCGTGCAGGCGCTTGGGCGTCCCGGTCGTGTTCTCCGCCCAGCCCGGCGGCCAGAGCCCCGACCAGCGCGGCCTGCAGCTGGACATGTGGGGGCGCGGCATCGGCCCGGACCCGGTCGACGCCGAGATCACCGCCGACCTGCGCCCAGGCGGCAGCGACCGGCTGATGACCAAGTGGCGCTACAACGCCTTCCACCGCACCGAGCTCGAAACGCTGATGGAGGGCCGCGACCAGCTCATCGTCACCGGCGTCTACGCCCACATCGGCTGCCTGATGACCGCGACCGACGCGTTCATGCGCGACATCCAAGCCTTCCTCATAGCCGACGCCGTCGCCGACTTCTCCCCCGAAGACCACGACATGGCCCTGCGCTACGCCGCCACCCGCTGCGCCACCACCATGATGACCACCCAGGTCATCGACCTACTCACCCGAGGCCCCCGATGA
- a CDS encoding phosphopantetheine-binding protein has protein sequence MTPEELRAQVAALLEVPARTISFDDNLLDHGLDSIRVMTLVESWRTPTIAFADLAETPTITAWAALLNRQ, from the coding sequence ATGACCCCAGAAGAGCTCCGCGCCCAGGTCGCAGCCCTCCTCGAAGTCCCCGCCCGCACCATCTCCTTCGACGACAACCTCCTCGACCACGGCCTCGACTCCATCCGCGTCATGACCCTCGTCGAGTCCTGGCGCACCCCCACCATCGCCTTCGCCGACCTCGCCGAAACCCCCACCATCACCGCCTGGGCCGCCTTGCTCAACCGTCAGTAA
- a CDS encoding RICIN domain-containing protein, whose product MRALLLAAGLLVLTPAVAVAGPVAGVGPVEGEVHVRSVSTGQCLTRPVEAGVVSGEACTPLDRQAWQLTATDDLRVAITAAGTDLCLSHTDLDDVVTRPCDELDKPQAWRLVEQDNGYWLQATKDDAGMAWCLWHAADSQYIGLQPCDGSVEGERWELPAFGS is encoded by the coding sequence ATGCGCGCGTTGTTGCTTGCTGCCGGACTTCTGGTGCTCACCCCCGCCGTCGCGGTCGCCGGGCCCGTGGCGGGTGTCGGGCCGGTGGAGGGGGAGGTGCACGTGCGGTCGGTGTCGACCGGGCAGTGCCTCACGCGGCCGGTGGAGGCGGGGGTGGTCTCCGGTGAGGCGTGCACCCCGCTGGACCGCCAGGCCTGGCAGTTGACCGCCACCGACGACCTCCGGGTGGCCATCACCGCCGCCGGGACCGACCTCTGCCTCTCCCACACCGACCTCGACGACGTCGTCACCCGCCCGTGCGACGAACTCGACAAACCCCAGGCCTGGCGACTCGTCGAACAGGACAACGGCTACTGGCTCCAAGCGACCAAGGACGACGCCGGGATGGCCTGGTGCCTCTGGCACGCCGCCGACAGCCAATACATCGGCCTCCAACCCTGCGACGGCTCGGTCGAGGGCGAACGCTGGGAGCTGCCCGCCTTCGGCAGCTAA
- a CDS encoding TauD/TfdA dioxygenase family protein, which translates to MSQTVETEVSVVKLGSSIGARIDGVRLGGELPAPVVARIRAALLANKVIFFRGQDHLDDAGQLAFGSLLGEVTLAHPTVRGVVNPQVLPIDSEYGKANSWHTDVTFVDRVPSVSILRAVHLPPYGGNTVWANTVAAYESLPLSLKALVDGLWAVHTNAYDYAANIDELRIGGVDVKTEQYRAEFQSDLYETEHPVVRVHPETGERSLLLGHFVKRLIGVSSVESQTLYQLLQNRITRLENTVRWHWQNGDVAIWDNRATQHYAIADYDDQPRRLHRITLAGDVPVSIDGTPSAVRTGDASHFSTV; encoded by the coding sequence GTGAGCCAGACCGTGGAGACCGAGGTGTCGGTCGTCAAGCTGGGTTCGTCGATCGGCGCGCGCATCGACGGCGTCCGCCTCGGTGGCGAGCTGCCCGCCCCGGTGGTGGCGCGGATCCGCGCGGCACTGCTGGCGAACAAGGTCATCTTCTTCCGCGGCCAGGACCACCTCGACGACGCCGGTCAGCTGGCCTTCGGGTCGCTGCTCGGCGAGGTGACGCTGGCGCACCCGACCGTGCGCGGGGTGGTCAACCCCCAGGTGCTGCCGATCGACTCGGAGTACGGCAAGGCCAACAGCTGGCACACCGATGTGACCTTTGTGGACAGAGTGCCGTCGGTGAGCATCCTGCGCGCGGTGCACCTGCCGCCCTACGGCGGGAACACCGTGTGGGCCAACACCGTCGCCGCCTACGAGTCGCTCCCCTTGTCGCTGAAGGCCCTGGTCGACGGGCTGTGGGCGGTGCACACCAACGCCTACGACTACGCCGCCAACATCGACGAACTGCGCATCGGCGGCGTGGACGTCAAGACCGAGCAGTACCGCGCCGAGTTCCAGTCCGACCTCTACGAGACCGAACACCCGGTCGTGCGCGTGCACCCGGAGACCGGCGAGCGCTCCCTGCTGCTCGGCCACTTCGTCAAGCGCCTGATCGGCGTGTCCTCAGTGGAGTCCCAGACCCTGTACCAGCTGCTGCAGAACCGCATCACCCGCCTGGAGAACACCGTCCGCTGGCACTGGCAAAACGGCGACGTCGCGATCTGGGACAACCGCGCCACCCAGCACTACGCCATCGCCGACTACGACGACCAGCCCCGCCGCCTCCACCGGATCACCCTCGCGGGCGACGTCCCGGTGAGCATCGACGGAACCCCCAGCGCCGTGCGCACCGGAGACGCGTCACACTTCTCGACCGTGTGA
- a CDS encoding ROK family transcriptional regulator, giving the protein MPDTPRRTGVRAANAAAVLAVIRRDGPLSRAAIGERTGLSMPTVSRQVGVLIELGLLREFPELVPVGAIGRPRVPIHLDDTTFAACGVHIGVSTITYGLADLRGTLLDSEEIPTPPGGPEDVVAHIAGKVRAFLRRWPRRRVVGIGLASGGLVDAEHGLLDHDRLGWHRVPAADLLRRATGYPVHLDGHVAAMANAELLFGWGPRVSSLLYFYAREVVGIAFSIDGVLHRGPGGGGSIAHLPIGGDVRCPCGATGCLEATVADRTVADRALAAGVVDEPDIRLVRAAATAGDPTASGLLADRAAALGRAVGLLRDALNPDRVVLGGQAITDPAERLPDLLRAFAATTTLPGTDIVSVTRFGPTLQATAACTGLLNRLFDHPLDLLDQAPRPDQVAGTHQPAHPRTPPRTADPVGAP; this is encoded by the coding sequence GTGCCAGACACCCCGCGCCGAACCGGTGTGCGCGCCGCCAACGCCGCGGCCGTGCTCGCGGTGATCCGCCGCGACGGCCCGCTCTCGCGCGCGGCCATCGGCGAGCGCACCGGGTTGAGCATGCCCACGGTGAGCAGGCAGGTCGGGGTGCTGATCGAGTTGGGTCTGCTGCGCGAGTTCCCGGAACTGGTCCCGGTCGGCGCGATCGGCCGCCCCCGGGTGCCGATCCACCTCGACGACACCACGTTCGCCGCCTGCGGGGTGCACATCGGGGTGAGCACCATCACCTACGGCCTGGCCGACCTGCGCGGCACCCTGCTCGACTCCGAGGAGATCCCCACCCCGCCCGGTGGACCCGAGGACGTCGTGGCCCACATCGCGGGCAAGGTCCGCGCGTTCCTGCGCCGCTGGCCGCGCCGCCGCGTCGTGGGCATCGGCCTGGCCAGCGGTGGTCTCGTTGACGCCGAGCACGGCCTGCTCGACCACGACCGGCTCGGCTGGCACCGGGTGCCCGCCGCGGACCTGCTGCGCCGCGCCACCGGCTACCCCGTGCACCTCGACGGCCACGTCGCCGCCATGGCCAACGCGGAGCTGCTCTTCGGGTGGGGGCCCAGGGTGTCGAGCCTGCTGTACTTCTACGCCCGCGAGGTCGTGGGCATCGCGTTCTCCATCGACGGTGTGCTGCACCGCGGCCCCGGCGGTGGCGGCAGCATCGCGCACCTGCCGATCGGCGGCGACGTCCGATGTCCGTGCGGGGCCACCGGGTGCCTGGAGGCCACGGTCGCCGACCGCACGGTCGCCGACCGGGCCCTCGCCGCGGGCGTGGTCGACGAGCCGGACATCCGGTTGGTCCGCGCCGCCGCCACCGCCGGTGACCCCACCGCGTCCGGTCTGCTCGCCGACCGCGCCGCCGCGCTGGGTCGGGCCGTCGGCCTGCTGCGCGACGCGCTCAACCCCGACCGGGTGGTGCTCGGCGGGCAGGCGATCACCGACCCGGCCGAGCGGCTGCCCGACCTGCTGCGCGCCTTCGCCGCCACCACGACCCTGCCCGGCACCGACATCGTCTCGGTGACCAGGTTCGGCCCGACCCTGCAGGCCACCGCCGCGTGCACCGGCCTGCTCAACCGCCTCTTCGACCACCCGCTCGACCTGCTCGACCAGGCTCCCCGCCCCGACCAGGTCGCCGGGACCCACCAGCCAGCCCACCCCCGAACGCCCCCGCGCACCGCCGACCCGGTCGGCGCCCCGTGA
- a CDS encoding ABC transporter substrate-binding protein — protein sequence MNPPSRRQALKAAAAAALLLAATACQSAVDAQTSSAGASAAPKPGGVAEVGVTLDLVPANLFTNSNVSITTVVGLVYDTLVRYDRTTLEPKPRVATEWAQSDGGKTVTLKLRTDVKYHSGRTLTSADVKFALANYADPKWNGQLLSTAKIITSVDTPAADQVVLHLEHPVSNLFDLLDTVPLVDSETVADIATGKKFVGTGAFTFDSWRPNTDLTFSKNADYWGGSPYLDGVHVRVIPDAQSLAAAVKSGQVHLGRGVGYRDAESLAGTPGVKVTSLEGAELQSYVGLNVTAPGLDDPKVRQAIAYALDKERIIKEVFRDKGYPISLPWPRTSPAYDQELDSRYRRDVAKAKQLLAESGKQVPEIPLAYVGNDGVYTAIAQIIQNNLAEAGIKVTLTPVDSTQFVKQLIGAQFPGLWTTSHSWAQFSPSTLTVSAYPFNARRNASKFSSPAYTAAAENAWKLASATGPEATAAYKELSTQLLDGAFLAEIGVVYELAATRDTLHGLDWSRRRELDFSKVFLA from the coding sequence ATGAACCCACCGTCCAGACGCCAGGCGCTCAAGGCCGCTGCCGCCGCCGCACTGCTGCTCGCCGCGACCGCCTGCCAGTCGGCCGTGGACGCGCAGACCAGCTCCGCGGGCGCCTCAGCGGCCCCCAAGCCGGGTGGGGTCGCCGAGGTCGGCGTCACCCTCGACCTGGTGCCCGCCAACCTGTTCACCAACAGCAACGTCTCGATCACCACGGTCGTCGGGTTGGTCTACGACACGTTGGTGCGCTACGACCGCACCACCCTGGAGCCCAAGCCCAGGGTCGCCACCGAGTGGGCGCAGTCCGACGGCGGCAAGACGGTCACCCTGAAGCTGCGCACCGACGTCAAGTACCACTCCGGCCGGACCCTGACCTCGGCCGACGTGAAGTTCGCGCTGGCCAACTACGCCGACCCGAAGTGGAACGGACAGCTGCTCAGCACCGCCAAGATCATCACCTCGGTCGACACGCCCGCCGCCGACCAGGTGGTGCTGCACCTGGAGCACCCGGTCAGCAACCTGTTCGACCTGCTCGACACGGTGCCGCTGGTCGACTCCGAGACCGTCGCCGACATCGCCACCGGCAAGAAGTTCGTCGGCACCGGCGCGTTCACGTTCGACTCGTGGCGCCCCAACACCGACCTGACCTTCAGCAAGAACGCCGACTACTGGGGCGGTTCGCCCTACCTCGACGGCGTGCACGTGCGGGTCATCCCGGACGCCCAGTCGCTGGCCGCCGCTGTCAAGTCCGGTCAGGTCCACCTCGGGCGCGGTGTGGGCTACCGGGACGCGGAGTCCCTCGCGGGCACCCCCGGCGTCAAGGTCACTTCCCTTGAGGGCGCTGAGTTGCAGTCCTACGTGGGGCTCAACGTCACCGCTCCCGGTCTCGACGACCCCAAGGTCCGCCAAGCCATCGCCTACGCGCTGGACAAGGAGCGGATCATCAAGGAGGTCTTCCGGGACAAGGGCTACCCGATCTCCCTGCCGTGGCCGCGCACGAGCCCGGCCTACGACCAGGAGCTCGACAGCCGCTACCGGCGCGATGTCGCCAAGGCCAAGCAGTTGCTCGCGGAGTCGGGCAAGCAGGTGCCGGAGATCCCGCTCGCCTACGTCGGCAACGACGGCGTCTACACCGCGATCGCGCAGATCATCCAGAACAACCTGGCCGAGGCGGGCATCAAGGTCACCCTCACCCCGGTCGACTCCACGCAGTTCGTCAAGCAGCTGATCGGCGCCCAGTTCCCGGGTCTGTGGACGACGAGCCACTCCTGGGCGCAGTTCTCGCCGTCGACGCTGACCGTCAGCGCGTACCCGTTCAACGCCCGCCGCAACGCCTCCAAGTTCAGCTCGCCCGCCTACACCGCGGCCGCGGAGAACGCGTGGAAGTTGGCGTCGGCGACCGGCCCCGAAGCGACCGCCGCCTACAAGGAGCTGTCCACCCAGCTGCTCGACGGCGCTTTCCTCGCCGAGATCGGGGTCGTCTACGAGCTGGCCGCCACCCGCGACACCCTGCACGGCCTCGACTGGTCGCGCAGGCGCGAGCTCGACTTCTCCAAGGTGTTCCTGGCATGA